Proteins encoded together in one uncultured Sphaerochaeta sp. window:
- a CDS encoding DNA topoisomerase 3 yields the protein MKQLVLAEKPSVGRELGRVLHCWKSEKGYREGDDYIVTWALGHLVELAQPAAYSDRYKRWSLRDLPMLPPVLKQEVIEQSKEQFSVVKQLIQRKDVDSVIIATDAGREGELVARWIMKLADYQGPAKRLWISSQTEGAIKEGFSNLKDATLYDDLYAAAESRAAADWYIGMNVTRALTCHYDAKLSAGRVQTPTLALMTQKEDEIEAFSGQFYWTLKADFTDFTASYYPTEDSIRINDEKRAKQKEAELTGKTGQVVSLETVERTEQPPLAYDLTELQRDANNLLDFSAKETLDTLQSLYEQHKIVTYPRTDSRYITSDIVSTLEKRLQALDATPFGSLASSYRIQGYRVDQERFVQDLKVSDHHAIIPTEQRVDLGRLNARERALWELIVLRFLEVLSSDYTYRTTTLIADVEGSRFKTRLTLPVEQGWRDVARVIGKRSAQPSITDEEEASPFLLSLKEGDPLTISSVKLRRLSTPSPARYTEATLLSAMEHAGRFVEDAKLKKQLGGGLGTPATRADIIEKLIQNHYVERQGKELVPTPKGRELVRLAPEELCSPELTGLWEQRLGAIADGKEDSRRFLEDIKTHAVKLVDEVIKSSELFSPKFPDAKQCPFCKGPMMKVVDDIGQNHFLCQRLSCSYEEMEIKKRVMVPGKEKPAKVVVKAKSVSTPSDGTKKRVVLKKSVTKKPAMQSFSLPDDDKGPKFTWETVIEVVRPSKLAFRGPRREEHQDRGGWKPPVQNKHIVEDVPSSGGSFADFLKASEERKKRDKKRK from the coding sequence TTGAAACAATTGGTATTAGCTGAAAAGCCGAGCGTCGGAAGGGAACTCGGACGTGTCTTGCACTGTTGGAAATCGGAGAAAGGATACCGCGAAGGGGATGACTACATCGTAACCTGGGCGCTTGGACATCTGGTGGAGCTTGCTCAACCTGCTGCCTATAGTGACCGCTATAAAAGATGGTCATTGAGGGATCTTCCGATGTTGCCCCCAGTCTTGAAGCAGGAAGTGATCGAACAGAGCAAGGAACAATTTTCCGTGGTCAAGCAACTCATCCAACGAAAGGATGTTGATTCAGTGATCATCGCCACCGATGCAGGAAGGGAAGGAGAATTGGTTGCACGATGGATCATGAAACTTGCAGATTACCAGGGACCGGCGAAAAGGCTTTGGATCAGCAGCCAGACTGAAGGGGCAATCAAGGAGGGATTCAGCAACCTCAAGGATGCAACACTCTATGACGACTTATATGCAGCGGCGGAGAGCCGTGCTGCGGCTGATTGGTATATTGGGATGAATGTCACCAGGGCCTTGACCTGTCACTACGATGCAAAGCTTTCAGCAGGGCGGGTGCAAACCCCAACCCTTGCCCTGATGACCCAGAAAGAGGATGAGATAGAAGCATTCAGTGGCCAGTTCTACTGGACACTCAAGGCCGACTTCACTGATTTTACTGCCTCTTATTACCCCACTGAGGACTCCATCAGGATCAATGATGAGAAGCGTGCCAAACAGAAAGAGGCAGAGCTCACGGGAAAGACCGGGCAGGTTGTCTCCCTGGAAACAGTTGAGCGTACAGAGCAACCACCGCTTGCCTATGACCTGACTGAACTGCAACGGGATGCGAACAATCTCCTTGATTTCAGTGCCAAGGAGACACTCGATACCCTGCAGTCCCTCTATGAACAGCACAAGATTGTGACCTATCCAAGAACTGACAGCCGATACATCACCAGTGATATTGTATCCACACTGGAAAAGCGCCTGCAGGCACTCGATGCAACCCCATTTGGCAGTCTTGCCAGTTCATACCGGATACAGGGGTATCGTGTCGACCAAGAACGGTTTGTCCAGGATCTGAAGGTAAGTGACCACCATGCAATCATCCCAACCGAGCAACGCGTTGATCTTGGCAGACTGAACGCCAGGGAGCGCGCTCTCTGGGAGTTGATTGTGCTTCGCTTCCTTGAAGTGCTCAGCAGCGATTACACCTACCGTACCACCACCCTGATCGCTGATGTGGAAGGTTCACGATTCAAGACCCGTCTTACCCTTCCTGTTGAGCAGGGGTGGAGAGATGTTGCCCGTGTGATCGGCAAACGCAGTGCCCAGCCTTCGATTACCGATGAGGAAGAGGCCAGTCCCTTCCTGCTCTCCCTAAAGGAGGGTGACCCGCTGACCATCTCCAGTGTGAAACTCAGAAGGCTTTCCACTCCATCTCCTGCCCGGTACACGGAGGCAACACTGCTCTCTGCCATGGAGCACGCAGGACGGTTTGTTGAGGATGCAAAACTCAAGAAACAGCTGGGAGGAGGGCTCGGAACACCTGCAACCCGTGCAGACATCATCGAGAAGTTGATCCAGAACCACTATGTCGAAAGACAGGGAAAGGAACTGGTTCCCACTCCCAAGGGAAGGGAGTTGGTTCGTCTTGCCCCTGAGGAGCTTTGTTCCCCTGAGCTGACCGGGCTCTGGGAGCAACGCCTAGGTGCGATCGCTGATGGCAAGGAGGATAGCCGTCGGTTCCTCGAGGATATCAAGACCCATGCAGTGAAACTCGTTGATGAGGTCATCAAGAGCAGTGAGCTGTTCTCACCAAAATTCCCCGATGCCAAACAGTGTCCCTTCTGCAAGGGTCCCATGATGAAGGTAGTTGATGATATCGGTCAGAACCACTTTCTCTGTCAGCGGCTCTCCTGTTCCTATGAGGAAATGGAGATCAAGAAACGGGTCATGGTTCCAGGAAAGGAGAAACCGGCAAAGGTAGTGGTGAAGGCCAAGAGTGTAAGTACTCCATCTGATGGGACCAAGAAACGTGTAGTACTGAAGAAATCCGTAACCAAGAAACCGGCAATGCAATCATTCTCCCTGCCTGATGATGACAAGGGGCCCAAGTTCACGTGGGAGACTGTCATCGAGGTCGTTCGTCCAAGCAAGTTGGCCTTTCGTGGCCCACGTAGGGAGGAGCATCAGGACAGGGGAGGGTGGAAACCTCCTGTGCAGAATAAACATATAGTAGAGGATGTGCCTTCCAGTGGTGGGAGCTTTGCCGATTTTCTGAAGGCCAGTGAGGAACGAAAAAAACGCGATAAGAAAAGAAAATAG
- the xseA gene encoding exodeoxyribonuclease VII large subunit, with the protein MHELFHTDLTVSELTSLIKRTLEEGFYGLKVTGEISNFRPSSTGHWFFTLKDANAQISAVMFKGSTWKVDFTPSEGDKVTVTGNLDVYGARGTYQIKCESMEKAGQGEILALLEARKRRYASKGYFDESLKKPIPSQPHRVGVVTSATGAALQDILNVLNRRSPSLDVLVLPAVVQGESSATSIANRIMQANSLLLCDVLIVGRGGGSLEDLLPFSEEVVLEAMHESEIPIISAVGHEIDWALSDYVADLRAPTPSAAAELVSQGYLDLRQNLRSLQAEIQKAMQYRLTLATHQLGKFDTRQIHAVIDNREYLLANASQNLINAGQQKVRETQARYESAARELQALSPLAILARGYAAVQSESGTLIKSKEQATIGNVVRLTFVDGKRTAQIKE; encoded by the coding sequence ATGCATGAACTGTTTCACACTGATTTGACGGTCAGTGAGCTGACAAGTCTGATCAAGCGGACACTCGAGGAAGGTTTCTATGGATTGAAGGTCACCGGGGAAATTTCAAACTTCCGCCCTTCATCAACCGGTCATTGGTTCTTCACCCTCAAGGATGCAAACGCCCAGATCAGCGCGGTAATGTTCAAGGGCAGTACCTGGAAGGTCGATTTTACCCCATCTGAAGGAGACAAGGTCACGGTAACCGGCAATCTGGACGTATATGGGGCAAGAGGGACGTACCAGATCAAGTGTGAGAGCATGGAGAAGGCAGGACAGGGAGAGATCCTTGCTCTGCTTGAGGCACGCAAGAGACGGTACGCAAGCAAGGGGTACTTCGATGAATCATTGAAAAAGCCCATCCCCAGCCAGCCCCATCGCGTAGGCGTGGTAACCAGTGCAACAGGGGCGGCCCTTCAGGACATCCTCAATGTACTGAACCGTCGCTCCCCATCTCTTGATGTCCTGGTTCTTCCTGCAGTCGTACAGGGTGAGAGCAGTGCTACCTCAATCGCCAATCGCATCATGCAGGCAAACAGCCTCCTACTCTGTGATGTCTTGATCGTTGGACGAGGAGGTGGTTCCCTGGAAGATCTGCTTCCCTTCAGCGAGGAAGTAGTACTTGAGGCAATGCATGAATCAGAGATACCCATCATCAGCGCAGTAGGACATGAGATAGACTGGGCGCTCTCTGACTATGTTGCAGACCTGAGAGCCCCTACCCCTTCTGCTGCAGCTGAGCTGGTAAGCCAGGGATACCTCGATTTGCGGCAGAACCTGAGATCGCTGCAGGCAGAGATACAGAAAGCCATGCAGTATCGCCTTACCCTTGCCACCCACCAACTAGGTAAGTTTGATACGAGGCAGATTCATGCGGTCATAGATAATCGAGAGTACCTACTGGCCAACGCCAGCCAGAATCTCATCAATGCCGGCCAGCAAAAAGTACGGGAGACCCAAGCACGATATGAATCAGCGGCAAGAGAGTTGCAAGCCCTTTCTCCCCTTGCTATACTAGCGCGAGGCTATGCAGCGGTCCAAAGCGAGAGTGGAACGCTCATCAAGAGCAAGGAACAGGCAACAATCGGGAATGTCGTGCGTCTGACATTCGTTGACGGCAAGCGAACGGCACAGATAAAGGAGTAA
- the xseB gene encoding exodeoxyribonuclease VII small subunit, with product MSFESDVKRIEEIAQKLNQMETSLEESLSLFEEGMRLSKALENTLSEAKRKVEVILSEDLTEAETTVLE from the coding sequence ATGAGTTTTGAATCGGATGTCAAAAGAATCGAGGAGATAGCTCAGAAACTCAACCAGATGGAGACTTCTCTTGAGGAGAGTCTTTCCTTGTTCGAGGAAGGCATGCGCCTATCCAAGGCACTGGAGAACACACTCTCTGAGGCCAAACGCAAAGTAGAGGTCATTCTCTCAGAAGACCTAACGGAAGCAGAAACAACAGTACTCGAATAA
- a CDS encoding LL-diaminopimelate aminotransferase, with the protein MATINTNFQKLASGYLFPEIARRTKVWQDSNPGVEVLRLGIGNTTEALPPAVCDAMKEKITKLSDRATYSGYGDEQGDTALREALVRYYGRYGVELKSTEFFVSDGAKSDAANIQDLFSSGNVVAIQDPAYPVYVDSNVVGGRTGLFNKEKGLYDGFVYLSSTEENGFIPSPPQQKVDLIYLCSPNNPTGAVATHAQLKAFVDYAIEHKSIIIFDSAYSEYVTEEGYPRSIYEVEGAKRCAIEINSFSKFSGFTGVRLGWTIVPEELECEDAPSGLLNSMWNRRQCTFFNGASNIAQAGGLAALEGDGYDQSRALVEYYLENARIIREGLEKVGLRVYGGVNSPYIWAKTPNGMDSWEFFDILLDKCHVVVTPGGGFGPSGAAFVRVSSYGHRENVIKAMAQIEENLQV; encoded by the coding sequence ATGGCGACAATCAATACGAACTTCCAAAAGCTGGCGAGCGGATATCTCTTCCCTGAGATAGCCCGCAGGACCAAGGTATGGCAGGACTCGAATCCGGGTGTCGAGGTTCTCCGCCTTGGCATCGGGAACACAACCGAAGCCCTTCCTCCTGCGGTCTGCGATGCAATGAAAGAGAAAATTACGAAACTTTCTGACCGTGCCACCTATTCAGGATATGGGGATGAGCAAGGTGATACAGCTCTTCGGGAAGCCTTGGTCCGTTACTATGGACGCTATGGTGTGGAACTCAAGAGCACGGAGTTTTTTGTAAGCGACGGAGCCAAGAGTGATGCTGCAAATATCCAGGATCTCTTTTCATCCGGCAATGTTGTTGCTATTCAGGACCCAGCCTATCCAGTATATGTTGACAGTAATGTCGTCGGGGGAAGGACCGGCCTATTCAACAAGGAAAAGGGTCTCTACGATGGATTTGTCTATCTCTCTAGCACAGAAGAGAATGGGTTCATACCCAGCCCTCCCCAGCAGAAAGTCGATCTTATCTATCTCTGCAGCCCGAACAATCCTACCGGTGCAGTAGCCACCCATGCACAGCTCAAGGCGTTTGTGGACTATGCAATCGAGCATAAGAGCATCATCATCTTCGACAGTGCCTATAGTGAGTATGTTACCGAGGAAGGCTATCCGAGAAGCATCTATGAGGTGGAAGGGGCAAAGCGTTGTGCCATTGAGATCAACAGTTTCTCCAAGTTCTCCGGTTTTACCGGTGTTCGCTTGGGGTGGACGATTGTTCCCGAGGAATTGGAGTGTGAGGATGCTCCCTCCGGCCTCTTGAACTCCATGTGGAACCGCAGGCAGTGCACATTCTTCAATGGAGCAAGCAATATTGCCCAAGCTGGAGGTCTTGCCGCCTTGGAGGGTGATGGATACGACCAGAGCCGTGCCTTGGTCGAGTACTACCTCGAGAACGCCAGAATCATACGGGAAGGACTGGAGAAAGTAGGCCTGAGAGTGTATGGTGGTGTAAATAGCCCGTACATCTGGGCAAAAACCCCGAATGGAATGGATAGCTGGGAGTTCTTCGATATCCTGCTCGACAAATGCCATGTAGTGGTAACTCCAGGTGGGGGATTCGGGCCATCAGGTGCAGCATTTGTCCGTGTTTCCTCCTATGGACACCGTGAAAATGTGATCAAAGCCATGGCCCAGATAGAGGAGAACTTACAGGTATGA
- the dapB gene encoding 4-hydroxy-tetrahydrodipicolinate reductase has product MRVGIVGFGKMGKLIRSEALKRGHTIAAVIDPICQESEVTANQVSSEHLSECEVVIDFTHPSVVVDHIILYAKLGIPAVIGTTGWYDRIPELQEITAQAGGAIIYSGNYSLGVALFMQVVKEASRLFAKSGLYDPFLTEIHHAQKADSPSGTAEMLGSLVLENYSSKRSVEKETLHHKREDESIHLASVRGGWVPGTHTVYFDSPQDTIELTHRARSREGFAVGAVQAAAWIASGRKGFFSLDDMLEDVYLSVEKTQ; this is encoded by the coding sequence ATGCGCGTAGGTATTGTTGGATTTGGGAAGATGGGGAAACTCATCCGCTCTGAAGCCTTGAAGCGGGGGCATACGATTGCCGCTGTTATTGACCCGATCTGTCAGGAGAGCGAAGTCACAGCAAATCAGGTCAGTAGTGAGCACTTGAGCGAGTGCGAGGTAGTCATCGATTTCACCCACCCTTCAGTGGTTGTGGACCATATCATCCTCTATGCAAAGCTCGGCATTCCTGCTGTCATCGGGACAACAGGCTGGTATGACAGGATACCTGAATTGCAGGAGATCACAGCACAGGCTGGTGGTGCCATCATCTATAGCGGAAACTACTCACTGGGAGTTGCTCTCTTCATGCAGGTGGTGAAGGAAGCCTCCAGACTCTTCGCAAAAAGCGGTCTCTATGATCCATTCCTGACGGAAATTCATCATGCTCAGAAGGCGGACAGTCCTTCAGGTACTGCAGAGATGCTGGGCTCTTTGGTGTTGGAAAACTATTCCAGCAAACGTTCAGTGGAGAAGGAGACCCTGCACCATAAGAGGGAGGACGAATCCATTCATCTTGCCTCAGTAAGGGGAGGTTGGGTTCCTGGAACACACACCGTGTATTTTGACAGCCCGCAAGATACCATCGAATTGACACATAGAGCCCGCTCACGGGAAGGTTTTGCCGTAGGCGCTGTACAGGCAGCTGCCTGGATCGCATCAGGTCGCAAGGGATTCTTTAGCCTTGATGACATGCTCGAAGATGTATATCTATCAGTGGAGAAGACACAATGA
- the purU gene encoding formyltetrahydrofolate deformylase, whose amino-acid sequence MASKQKKIIFLIQCEDRKGILSATSTWFYQRSYNILHCQQHTDNTEGRYFMRIELDMADLKTTRKQLEEDFSVFAEEYNLSWECHYSDYRSRMAILVSKTSHCLYDLIARKDEGDLQCDIPLIISNHPDLEIIANQFRIPFYYLPVTPETKAEQEMKVRTLLKRFDVDVVVLARYMQILSSDFIDEWQGKIINIHHGFLPAFQGANPYRRAYERGVKMIGATAHYASEDLDQGPIIEQDVVRVNHELGPAGLRDVGKDVERRVLAKGVQAHLESRIIIFKNRTIVFSSEQ is encoded by the coding sequence ATGGCGAGCAAACAGAAGAAAATCATCTTCCTCATCCAGTGTGAGGATCGTAAGGGCATACTGAGCGCAACTTCAACCTGGTTCTACCAGCGTTCCTACAACATCCTGCATTGTCAGCAACATACCGACAACACCGAGGGGCGGTATTTCATGCGCATTGAGCTGGATATGGCTGACCTGAAAACCACCCGCAAGCAGCTGGAAGAGGATTTCTCTGTCTTTGCCGAAGAGTACAATCTCTCTTGGGAGTGTCACTACAGCGACTATCGCTCCAGAATGGCGATCCTGGTGAGCAAGACCAGCCACTGTCTCTACGATCTTATCGCCAGGAAGGATGAAGGGGATCTCCAGTGTGATATTCCCTTGATCATCAGCAATCACCCCGACCTGGAGATCATTGCCAATCAGTTCAGGATCCCTTTCTACTATCTTCCGGTCACTCCAGAGACCAAGGCAGAGCAGGAGATGAAGGTACGTACATTGCTCAAGCGTTTTGATGTTGATGTAGTCGTGCTTGCACGTTATATGCAGATTCTCTCTTCTGACTTTATTGATGAATGGCAGGGAAAGATCATCAACATCCATCATGGCTTCCTTCCCGCCTTCCAAGGTGCAAATCCCTATCGCAGGGCGTATGAGCGGGGAGTGAAAATGATCGGGGCAACCGCACACTATGCCAGTGAGGACCTGGATCAAGGTCCAATCATCGAGCAGGATGTGGTGAGAGTAAACCACGAGCTGGGACCAGCAGGTCTCAGGGATGTAGGCAAGGATGTGGAAAGAAGAGTCCTGGCTAAAGGGGTGCAAGCACATCTGGAAAGCCGAATCATCATCTTCAAGAACCGAACAATCGTCTTTAGCTCAGAACAATAG
- a CDS encoding 4Fe-4S binding protein, with translation MAFDIASFFGLKPAGPKEPKVLTVLTHRCPQNHRCPAVGVCPSGALTQKGFAAPKVDKRKCTDCGKCTRYCFPGALKMKRKEGA, from the coding sequence ATGGCATTTGATATCGCATCTTTTTTTGGTTTGAAACCAGCAGGGCCTAAAGAGCCAAAAGTATTGACCGTACTCACCCACAGGTGTCCACAGAACCACCGCTGTCCAGCAGTAGGAGTCTGCCCTTCCGGTGCCTTGACCCAGAAAGGGTTTGCTGCACCCAAAGTAGACAAAAGGAAATGTACTGATTGTGGCAAATGCACTCGTTACTGCTTTCCCGGAGCCCTGAAGATGAAACGGAAGGAGGGTGCATGA
- a CDS encoding 4Fe-4S binding protein: MTKHSRGLLPGLFIITLAYFSLGFVSILFANLALLCMALPFILLARVSKKVWCQRYCPRASYLNQVGKKHNWRKNPRFITSGKARYYMLWYFGLNLMFIAGSTTQIAMGNMEAMPYIRLFIAIPLFPLPQLLQVSVPPFLLHLSYRFYSMMLSTTILASILAFIYRPRLWCAICPIGTLQDKALSWMKE; the protein is encoded by the coding sequence ATGACCAAGCATTCCAGAGGATTGCTCCCCGGCCTTTTCATCATCACCCTTGCTTATTTTTCCCTGGGATTTGTTTCCATACTCTTTGCCAACCTTGCCCTTCTTTGCATGGCGCTTCCCTTCATCCTGCTTGCAAGGGTTAGTAAGAAGGTATGGTGCCAGCGCTACTGCCCACGGGCAAGCTATCTCAACCAGGTAGGGAAAAAGCACAACTGGAGAAAAAATCCTCGATTCATCACCAGTGGCAAAGCAAGATACTATATGCTCTGGTACTTTGGACTGAATCTAATGTTCATAGCTGGCTCTACAACCCAGATTGCCATGGGGAATATGGAGGCAATGCCCTACATACGTCTCTTCATTGCCATCCCGCTATTTCCCCTACCACAGTTGCTGCAGGTAAGTGTACCACCATTCCTCTTGCATCTCTCCTACCGATTCTATTCTATGATGCTCAGTACCACGATTCTTGCCAGCATCCTGGCCTTCATCTATCGTCCTCGCCTGTGGTGTGCCATCTGTCCGATCGGGACGCTCCAGGACAAGGCCTTGTCTTGGATGAAAGAGTAG
- the lysA gene encoding diaminopimelate decarboxylase, which produces MSEKILPMGHGDLLELAYQLPTPFYLYDEKSIVDNARRFNQLFSWAPGFRNYFAVKACPNPTILKLLAKEGFGADCSSLPELLLSKASGISAERIMFTSNDTPEEEFLAAYELGSIINLDDITHIETLEKAIGKVPETICFRYNPGKNRTGNAIIGNPVEAKYGLTDEQIVESYRIMQEKGVKHFGLHTMVASNELDGSYIVETARMLFNLAVKIKKETGIAIEFIDMGGGIGIPYRPDQDAMDLQMVSDGMKALYDEIIVPAGLDPLQIVFECGRVITGPYGYLVSKVLHVTKKYKDYIGLDASMADLMRPALYGAYHHITVVGKDKKNHDHLYDVTGSLCENNDKFAIDRQLPKVEPGDVLVLHDAGAHGHSMGFNYNAKLRSAEYLLKRDGSVKMIRRAQTYDDYVSTLRFDGASVEV; this is translated from the coding sequence ATGAGTGAAAAAATACTTCCCATGGGGCATGGCGATTTGCTGGAACTCGCGTATCAGCTTCCCACTCCCTTCTATTTGTACGACGAGAAATCAATCGTGGATAATGCCAGACGATTCAACCAGCTCTTTTCATGGGCTCCAGGATTCCGTAACTACTTTGCGGTAAAGGCCTGTCCTAATCCAACCATTCTCAAGCTTCTCGCCAAGGAAGGGTTTGGGGCTGACTGTTCCTCCCTTCCTGAGCTATTGCTCAGCAAGGCAAGTGGGATCAGCGCTGAAAGAATCATGTTCACCAGCAATGATACCCCTGAAGAGGAGTTCCTCGCTGCCTATGAGCTTGGATCCATCATCAATCTTGATGATATCACCCATATTGAGACACTTGAGAAAGCTATTGGAAAGGTGCCTGAGACCATCTGTTTTCGTTACAACCCAGGAAAAAACCGAACAGGAAATGCAATCATCGGAAACCCGGTGGAAGCAAAGTACGGCTTGACGGATGAGCAGATAGTGGAGAGCTACCGAATCATGCAAGAGAAGGGCGTAAAGCACTTTGGCTTGCATACCATGGTTGCTTCAAACGAGCTTGATGGTTCCTATATTGTTGAGACAGCCAGGATGCTCTTTAACCTGGCAGTGAAAATCAAGAAGGAAACAGGTATTGCCATTGAATTCATTGATATGGGTGGTGGTATTGGGATTCCCTACCGTCCTGATCAGGATGCAATGGATTTGCAGATGGTCAGTGATGGAATGAAGGCTCTCTACGATGAGATCATCGTACCTGCTGGTCTTGATCCATTGCAGATAGTCTTTGAGTGCGGAAGGGTGATCACTGGTCCGTATGGATACCTGGTGAGCAAGGTGTTGCATGTAACCAAGAAGTACAAGGACTACATCGGACTCGATGCCTCCATGGCTGACTTGATGAGGCCTGCACTCTATGGTGCATACCACCACATCACCGTTGTAGGCAAGGATAAAAAGAACCATGACCATCTCTATGATGTAACAGGCAGTCTCTGTGAGAACAACGACAAGTTTGCCATCGACAGGCAGCTACCCAAGGTTGAGCCTGGGGATGTCCTGGTACTGCATGATGCAGGAGCACATGGCCATAGCATGGGATTCAACTACAATGCCAAGCTACGCAGCGCTGAGTACCTGCTCAAGAGAGATGGATCGGTGAAGATGATCAGGCGGGCACAAACCTATGATGACTATGTGTCAACCCTTCGCTTCGATGGTGCTTCTGTGGAGGTCTGA
- the dapA gene encoding 4-hydroxy-tetrahydrodipicolinate synthase, translated as MREINFKGVHTALITPFTKKDNLDEERLEELIEAQITSGVNGLVPCGTTGESPTLSHDEHDQMIAMTVKFANGRVPVIAGTGSNATSEAVRLSRHAQQVGADAVLLVNPYYNKPTQKGLYYHFKAIADSVDIPCILYNIKGRTGVNIETETVKALSDACSNIVGVKEASGSLEQMRSVIDATHGKFHVLSGDDNLSIPLVESGGDGVVSVASNIAPGYISKMIHLALEGKWEQAREMEANLSGFFKACFLETNPIPIKTAMARYGWCEESFRLPICTFEREENRNALYEELDKLEALGAIIRR; from the coding sequence ATGAGAGAGATTAATTTCAAAGGGGTACATACTGCCCTGATCACCCCATTCACCAAGAAGGACAATCTGGACGAAGAACGTCTGGAAGAACTCATCGAAGCACAGATCACCAGTGGCGTGAATGGTCTCGTTCCCTGTGGAACAACCGGGGAAAGCCCAACGCTCAGTCACGATGAACATGACCAGATGATCGCAATGACCGTCAAGTTTGCCAATGGCAGGGTTCCTGTCATTGCCGGTACAGGCTCAAATGCGACCAGCGAGGCAGTGAGGCTTTCAAGGCATGCGCAGCAGGTTGGTGCAGACGCAGTACTCTTGGTCAATCCGTACTACAACAAGCCTACCCAGAAGGGGTTGTACTACCACTTCAAGGCAATCGCAGACAGTGTCGATATCCCCTGTATCCTCTACAATATCAAGGGGAGAACCGGCGTAAACATTGAGACAGAGACCGTAAAGGCACTCAGTGATGCATGCTCCAACATTGTTGGTGTGAAGGAAGCCAGTGGAAGCCTGGAACAGATGCGCTCTGTCATTGATGCTACCCATGGCAAGTTCCATGTACTCAGCGGAGATGACAATCTCTCCATTCCCTTGGTGGAAAGTGGTGGGGATGGTGTGGTGTCGGTTGCCTCAAACATTGCTCCCGGGTATATTTCAAAGATGATCCACTTGGCCCTCGAGGGGAAGTGGGAGCAGGCAAGGGAGATGGAAGCGAATCTCAGTGGTTTCTTCAAGGCATGTTTCCTGGAAACCAATCCGATTCCCATCAAGACTGCAATGGCCCGCTATGGTTGGTGCGAGGAGTCCTTCAGGCTTCCCATCTGCACCTTTGAACGTGAAGAGAATAGAAATGCCCTCTACGAAGAGCTGGACAAGCTTGAAGCACTGGGTGCAATCATAAGGAGATAA
- a CDS encoding YbgC/FadM family acyl-CoA thioesterase, translated as MHSFTIRVYYSDTDCGGIVYHARYLDFAEHARTELLREVAQRQGIDGSQSSMIELGKMAFVVKSITVDYQRPGRLDDLLEVCTEIESEKRFSITFIQTVKRGEEVLCVLKVRVASINTETLRPTPLPTWFTQAVQAL; from the coding sequence ATGCATTCATTCACGATACGAGTGTATTACAGCGATACCGATTGTGGTGGCATTGTCTACCACGCTCGGTATCTTGATTTTGCGGAGCATGCCCGTACTGAATTGCTGAGGGAAGTAGCCCAGAGGCAGGGCATTGATGGGTCCCAGAGCAGTATGATTGAACTGGGGAAGATGGCTTTTGTGGTGAAATCAATCACGGTCGACTACCAGAGGCCAGGGCGTCTGGATGATCTCCTGGAAGTATGTACGGAAATCGAGAGTGAGAAGCGCTTCTCCATTACCTTCATCCAGACGGTGAAGCGGGGTGAGGAGGTGCTTTGTGTGCTCAAGGTGCGGGTTGCCTCGATCAACACCGAGACACTCCGTCCCACACCACTGCCTACCTGGTTTACCCAGGCAGTACAGGCACTCTAA
- a CDS encoding 4Fe-4S binding protein, whose translation MAYKITDACIACGTCLPECPTGAISEGDIYVIDADACIDCGTCADVCPTAAIIQE comes from the coding sequence ATGGCTTACAAAATCACAGATGCATGTATTGCATGTGGAACGTGTCTGCCGGAATGTCCTACCGGTGCGATCTCTGAAGGCGATATCTATGTAATTGATGCAGATGCATGCATTGATTGCGGTACTTGCGCTGATGTATGTCCTACCGCTGCTATCATTCAGGAGTAA